A genomic segment from Chitinophaga niabensis encodes:
- a CDS encoding SusC/RagA family TonB-linked outer membrane protein → MLRVLLLLLICMRVSATAYTQQQISLSMRNASLEQVFAAIKQQTGYYFLYSNDIVKKVGKVNVDVKDASIDKVLKICLAGQPLTYKIIDQTITIKENAPEPPVLKTKSVAADTVITGKVTDQQNNPLPGVSVAAEGTSQGTVTNAEGNFSFRLPSGARAIVFSFMGFTPQRVEIGSNTTLDIKLAENAKSLNEVVVTALGIKRETKALGYSVTELKGSELSQGKEVNVANALSGKVAGIQVSRAASGAGGSSKIVIRGNNSLQGNSQPLYVIDGVPLDNQNIKPASSTGGIDYGDGISNINPEDIETISVLKGPNAAALYGQRGSNGVVLITTKTGRSGKGLGVRFGSDLSVGSALVTPDFQDVYGQGLNGDFTHFRVTDGRIVTMADAKAQGLQGMPKMSAGRDRITRSSWGAKMEGQEYEDQWGNILKMTPQPNTYKDFFNTEKQLINNLSVDGGTDKVNYRFSYSNTHVNGYVPTNTLDRNTFNLRTQANITPKLQLDAKVNYIFQKGQNRPTLSDASDNPAYLFISQPRSMPLSTLAAYTWTAQDIARQFGYSGVAVGQEKTYATNSSTANPYWTINNTRNTDRRDRIIGMLRLSYDFTKWLKLSARGGTDYYTDQRLRYRTIGTYQSQNRNGDMEEQVMRVREDNFDVLLSSNFNLGKDITFGLNAGASHQQRFMRLTGNTGREFIVPKLYVINNTLTNSYLFDLQESEINSVYASGQFGFRNYWFVDLSARNDWSSTLSPKNNSFFYPSVSTSLILTDALDIQSDVLSFLKVRGSWAQAGSSGNPYQLTGSYSLDQFTHGGQPMASFSSTIPDPNLKNELTTSVEFGADVRLLDNRLGLSFTYYNASTKNQILDVPLPPSAKFEFRRINAGEIRNKGIELTLSGTPLKLDNGFTWESSFNLARNRNMVVSLTEGVETFLLGADRGVNVLAQPGKPFGVLVSNGFAWLKDEQGRRLIDPATGLPLRTSGRVQVELGNVMPDWTGGFFNSFRYKGFQLTGLIDIRQGGMLYSQSNREELIFGTTKKTLAGRDGTYVASGVVAAKGTNGEWTGTGQANTKQVKAQDYWNVVANDKESVVSEEMMNDASYVSMREISLGYQLPSSLLAGKFIKRAAIGLYGRNLFYFQRKTDGFSPEAAAFNVNNSSLGLESTSLPMMRNFGVNLNIEF, encoded by the coding sequence ATGCTACGTGTATTACTCCTGCTCCTCATCTGCATGCGTGTATCTGCCACGGCATATACACAGCAGCAGATCTCCTTATCTATGCGCAATGCTTCACTGGAACAGGTGTTTGCCGCCATCAAGCAGCAGACCGGTTATTATTTCCTGTACAGCAACGACATTGTGAAGAAGGTAGGCAAAGTAAATGTAGATGTAAAGGATGCCAGCATCGATAAGGTATTGAAAATTTGCCTGGCCGGCCAGCCGCTGACGTACAAGATCATTGATCAAACTATCACCATCAAAGAAAATGCACCGGAACCACCGGTATTGAAAACGAAATCTGTAGCAGCAGATACGGTGATCACGGGAAAGGTAACGGACCAGCAGAATAATCCGCTGCCGGGTGTAAGTGTTGCTGCAGAAGGTACTTCGCAGGGTACGGTTACTAACGCGGAAGGGAACTTTTCTTTTCGTTTACCATCCGGTGCCCGCGCAATTGTTTTCTCTTTTATGGGGTTTACACCACAAAGAGTGGAAATAGGCAGTAATACAACACTGGATATTAAACTCGCAGAAAACGCCAAGTCCCTGAACGAAGTAGTGGTAACAGCACTGGGTATTAAAAGGGAAACAAAAGCATTGGGATATTCTGTAACCGAATTAAAAGGCTCGGAGCTTTCACAAGGTAAAGAAGTGAATGTGGCGAATGCCCTCTCCGGTAAAGTAGCCGGTATACAGGTGAGCCGGGCTGCTTCCGGCGCAGGCGGTTCTTCCAAGATCGTGATCCGTGGTAATAACTCTTTGCAGGGGAACAGCCAGCCATTATATGTGATTGACGGGGTACCTCTGGATAACCAGAACATCAAACCGGCCAGCAGTACTGGTGGTATTGATTATGGTGATGGTATCTCCAACATCAACCCTGAGGATATTGAAACCATTTCCGTACTGAAAGGGCCCAACGCTGCCGCTTTATATGGCCAGCGGGGAAGTAATGGCGTTGTGCTGATCACTACTAAAACAGGCCGTTCCGGTAAAGGATTAGGTGTGCGTTTCGGTTCTGACCTTTCAGTAGGCTCTGCTTTGGTAACTCCTGATTTCCAGGATGTATATGGCCAGGGCCTGAATGGTGATTTTACACACTTCAGGGTAACGGATGGCAGGATCGTTACGATGGCAGATGCCAAGGCACAGGGTTTACAGGGCATGCCTAAAATGAGTGCCGGCCGGGACAGGATCACGCGGAGTAGCTGGGGCGCTAAAATGGAAGGGCAGGAGTATGAAGACCAATGGGGGAATATCCTGAAGATGACTCCACAACCCAATACCTACAAAGATTTCTTCAACACAGAAAAACAACTGATCAATAACCTGAGTGTGGATGGTGGTACGGATAAAGTGAATTACCGTTTCTCTTATTCCAACACACATGTGAACGGATATGTGCCTACCAATACACTGGACAGGAATACTTTCAATCTCCGCACACAGGCAAACATCACGCCTAAGCTGCAACTGGATGCGAAAGTGAATTACATCTTCCAGAAAGGGCAGAACAGGCCTACTTTATCTGACGCCTCGGATAACCCGGCTTATCTCTTTATCAGCCAGCCCAGGAGCATGCCGTTGAGTACACTCGCTGCATATACCTGGACGGCACAGGATATTGCCAGGCAGTTTGGTTACAGCGGCGTGGCAGTTGGCCAGGAGAAAACATATGCTACCAACAGCTCTACTGCCAACCCCTACTGGACGATCAATAATACCCGCAATACTGACCGCAGGGACCGTATCATAGGCATGCTACGTTTGTCTTACGATTTCACTAAATGGCTGAAACTTTCTGCACGCGGCGGTACGGATTATTATACGGACCAGCGTTTGCGTTACAGGACCATCGGTACCTATCAAAGCCAGAACAGGAATGGTGATATGGAAGAACAGGTGATGCGGGTGCGGGAAGATAATTTCGATGTATTGCTGAGCAGTAATTTTAACCTGGGTAAAGACATCACATTCGGTTTGAATGCAGGCGCCAGTCACCAGCAACGTTTCATGCGTTTAACGGGTAATACCGGCAGGGAATTCATTGTGCCGAAATTGTATGTGATCAACAACACCCTCACTAACAGTTACCTGTTCGATTTGCAGGAATCAGAGATCAACTCTGTATATGCCTCCGGCCAGTTCGGTTTCCGCAACTACTGGTTTGTTGATCTCTCTGCGCGTAACGACTGGTCTTCCACCTTATCCCCTAAGAACAATTCTTTCTTCTATCCTTCCGTGAGCACCAGTTTGATACTTACAGATGCACTGGATATCCAGAGCGATGTACTGAGCTTCCTGAAAGTAAGAGGTTCCTGGGCACAGGCGGGCAGTTCCGGTAATCCTTATCAGCTGACCGGTTCTTACAGCCTGGACCAGTTTACACATGGTGGTCAGCCAATGGCTTCTTTCTCTTCCACCATCCCTGATCCTAATCTGAAGAATGAATTAACCACGTCTGTAGAATTTGGTGCGGATGTACGTTTGCTGGATAATCGCCTGGGACTAAGTTTCACTTATTATAACGCTTCCACCAAAAACCAGATCCTGGATGTGCCTTTACCGCCTTCCGCAAAATTCGAGTTCCGCCGTATCAATGCCGGAGAGATCCGCAATAAAGGAATCGAATTAACACTGAGCGGTACACCCCTGAAACTGGATAACGGTTTTACATGGGAAAGCTCCTTTAACCTGGCCCGTAACAGGAATATGGTGGTATCCCTTACAGAAGGTGTGGAAACCTTCCTGTTGGGGGCAGACAGAGGGGTGAATGTATTAGCGCAACCGGGTAAACCTTTCGGTGTACTGGTGAGCAATGGTTTTGCCTGGCTGAAAGATGAACAGGGCCGTCGTTTGATCGATCCTGCCACCGGGTTGCCTTTACGTACCTCCGGCAGGGTGCAGGTGGAATTGGGAAATGTAATGCCGGACTGGACGGGTGGTTTCTTTAACAGCTTCCGTTATAAAGGATTTCAGTTAACCGGGCTGATAGACATCAGGCAGGGCGGTATGTTGTATTCCCAAAGCAACCGGGAAGAACTCATTTTTGGTACAACAAAGAAAACATTAGCAGGCAGAGATGGTACTTATGTGGCTTCCGGTGTGGTAGCTGCAAAAGGTACGAACGGAGAATGGACCGGCACCGGGCAGGCTAATACCAAACAGGTGAAAGCGCAGGATTACTGGAACGTGGTAGCGAACGATAAAGAAAGCGTAGTATCTGAAGAAATGATGAACGATGCAAGTTATGTGTCTATGCGCGAGATCAGTTTAGGTTACCAGCTGCCCTCATCGCTGCTGGCGGGTAAGTTCATCAAAAGAGCTGCTATTGGTTTATACGGCAGGAACCTTTTCTACTTCCAGCGTAAAACAGATGGTTTCTCTCCGGAGGCAGCAGCTTTTAATGTGAACAATTCATCGCTGGGGCTGGAATCCACTTCATTGCCTATGATGCGCAATTTTGGTGTTAATCTGAACATTGAGTTTTAA
- a CDS encoding SusD/RagB family nutrient-binding outer membrane lipoprotein — MKYPTYITGLLLILLVSCTKDFEEMNVPPTSVTDIDAGLLLSKVQKDAAFVEGNERANIEFGSWIQHWAGGQVAPVSRYIQQPTDGVWSAHYTLLRNLGQIRNQSLKGKEDDPTGRTKLAIARIMEISVWQRLTDLFGDIPFSATTEDAGDVNNKPTYDSQKDVYTKLIADLDAAIAKLNATDLSYGNADFYYKGSVDKWKRFGNSLKLRLGLRIRYADAALAEKTVREAMAQPLLASNADNAAVPTFNNAQTTNAHPVLQQFIGGSSDLRYLAAALVNTLKAKKDPRLPLIAEPSVTSKAAGTPDYFGMGVALTDAQLLGLIKDNFSTAAMSTYFNRTLATPIPCYVFTYADVSFFKAEAALAGWGATVADAETFYQDGIKAAMAMLPYNITTVPPAYVTAEFSFAGLTEQQKLEKIMTQKWIMLFGRDYEAFSEWRRTGYPVLTPGANQGSTNGTIPRRAVYSSLEGLLNSTNYKTAVANLTGGDNYTSRVWWDKRP, encoded by the coding sequence ATGAAATATCCTACATATATCACGGGCTTGCTGCTGATACTGCTGGTAAGCTGTACCAAAGATTTCGAGGAAATGAACGTGCCACCTACTTCCGTTACGGATATAGATGCAGGCCTGTTATTATCCAAAGTGCAGAAAGATGCTGCATTTGTGGAAGGGAACGAACGCGCCAATATTGAATTCGGTTCCTGGATCCAACATTGGGCAGGAGGGCAGGTAGCACCGGTTTCCCGTTATATTCAACAGCCTACAGACGGCGTATGGTCTGCACACTATACTTTATTACGTAACCTTGGGCAGATCAGGAACCAGTCTTTGAAAGGGAAAGAAGATGATCCCACCGGCAGAACAAAACTGGCCATTGCACGCATTATGGAGATCTCTGTATGGCAAAGGCTCACAGACCTCTTCGGGGATATTCCCTTTTCCGCTACCACAGAAGATGCAGGGGATGTGAACAACAAGCCAACATACGACAGTCAGAAGGATGTGTATACCAAACTGATCGCAGACCTGGATGCTGCTATTGCTAAACTGAATGCAACAGACCTTTCTTATGGGAATGCTGATTTCTATTACAAAGGAAGCGTGGATAAATGGAAACGTTTCGGTAATTCCCTGAAGCTGCGTTTAGGTTTACGCATCCGTTATGCGGATGCTGCCCTGGCAGAGAAAACAGTAAGGGAGGCCATGGCACAACCTTTACTGGCCAGTAATGCAGATAATGCTGCGGTACCTACATTCAATAATGCACAGACCACCAATGCACATCCTGTACTGCAGCAATTCATTGGTGGCAGTTCTGACCTTCGTTACCTTGCTGCTGCCCTGGTCAATACCCTTAAAGCGAAAAAGGACCCACGCCTGCCATTGATCGCAGAGCCTTCTGTGACTTCAAAAGCTGCGGGCACACCGGATTATTTCGGAATGGGCGTTGCATTAACGGATGCACAATTGCTGGGATTGATCAAAGACAACTTTTCCACTGCGGCCATGAGTACTTATTTCAACCGCACCCTGGCCACACCTATTCCCTGTTATGTATTCACCTATGCAGATGTTAGTTTCTTTAAAGCAGAAGCGGCATTGGCGGGATGGGGTGCTACCGTGGCAGATGCCGAAACGTTTTACCAGGATGGTATCAAAGCAGCAATGGCCATGTTGCCCTATAACATTACTACGGTACCGCCGGCTTATGTAACTGCGGAGTTCTCCTTTGCAGGACTTACGGAGCAGCAGAAGCTTGAAAAGATCATGACGCAGAAATGGATCATGTTGTTTGGCCGTGATTATGAAGCATTCTCAGAATGGAGAAGAACAGGGTATCCTGTGCTGACACCCGGTGCTAACCAGGGTTCTACCAATGGCACCATTCCACGCAGGGCAGTGTATTCTTCTCTTGAAGGCCTGCTGAATTCCACGAATTACAAAACTGCTGTGGCTAACCTCACCGGAGGAGATAATTATACATCCAGGGTGTGGTGGGATAAAAGACCATAA
- a CDS encoding Hsp20/alpha crystallin family protein, whose protein sequence is MKNLERTDKGLKAYDPWRDFFNLESFFPFENGRQSKSLPAVNISEDDKQYSVDVIAPGFKKEDFKIKVDDDVLSINAESKQESSENGNNKQYSRREYSYSSFTRTFRLPDNTKDDAISASYADGVLKLSIPKSEAQTKATKEIAIN, encoded by the coding sequence ATGAAAAATCTGGAAAGGACCGACAAGGGTCTGAAAGCATACGACCCATGGCGTGATTTCTTTAACCTGGAAAGCTTCTTCCCTTTTGAGAATGGAAGACAGTCAAAGTCACTACCGGCTGTGAATATTTCCGAAGATGATAAACAGTACAGCGTAGATGTGATAGCGCCGGGATTTAAGAAAGAAGATTTCAAGATCAAGGTAGATGACGATGTATTAAGCATCAATGCGGAATCAAAACAGGAGTCATCTGAAAATGGCAATAACAAACAGTACAGCCGGAGAGAATACAGTTACAGTTCTTTCACCCGCACTTTCAGACTGCCGGACAATACAAAGGATGATGCGATCAGCGCCAGCTACGCAGATGGTGTATTGAAGCTCAGTATTCCCAAAAGCGAAGCGCAAACGAAAGCAACAAAAGAGATTGCTATCAATTAA
- a CDS encoding serine hydrolase domain-containing protein, whose product MRYLILLLLISSASYGQMKYFSGKQLDKFLKVQMKSLGLPGLSIAVIRNGKIVYHRALGVTNTTTPAKVDEQSIFEAASLSKPVFAYLALKMADKGLLDLDKPLYQYLPFPELEYDQRYKLITARMVLDHTTGFPNWRWFDLADPARQIKRGDMYIKKDPGTFTYSGEGYHYLAKVLAHLNHLPLHTLDSVFRQEVAVPLGMQYAWFTYNDFMGQHKVTGHKDGKVEGRRWPMAFPDEDSTSFGAAGKLHTEAVSYAHFLIGLMNDETHAEMFKAQTSVPENYNEGVVAWGLGLAIRPTKYGIAYQHGGNNGNFQSGCLFYKEKKSGYVFFTNCNKGDVFNERLQVFLEIL is encoded by the coding sequence ATGAGATACCTTATACTATTATTGCTGATATCCTCTGCTTCATACGGGCAAATGAAGTACTTCTCCGGTAAACAGCTTGATAAATTCCTGAAGGTACAGATGAAGTCCCTGGGCCTGCCCGGGCTCTCCATTGCCGTGATCAGGAATGGGAAGATTGTTTACCACAGGGCTTTGGGCGTAACCAATACAACTACGCCTGCTAAAGTGGATGAGCAGTCTATCTTTGAAGCGGCTTCTTTATCCAAGCCTGTTTTTGCTTACCTGGCATTGAAAATGGCAGATAAAGGTTTGCTGGACCTTGATAAGCCCCTGTATCAATATCTCCCTTTTCCTGAGCTGGAATATGATCAGCGTTATAAACTGATCACAGCCAGGATGGTGCTGGACCATACAACCGGTTTTCCCAACTGGCGCTGGTTTGATCTGGCGGATCCTGCACGGCAGATCAAACGGGGCGATATGTATATCAAGAAAGATCCCGGGACTTTCACCTATTCAGGAGAAGGTTATCATTACCTGGCTAAAGTACTGGCCCATTTGAACCATTTGCCGCTGCATACGCTGGATTCCGTCTTCCGGCAGGAAGTAGCTGTTCCTTTGGGTATGCAGTATGCCTGGTTCACTTATAATGATTTTATGGGGCAGCATAAAGTAACAGGGCATAAAGATGGTAAAGTAGAAGGAAGAAGATGGCCGATGGCATTCCCTGATGAAGATTCCACTTCCTTTGGCGCTGCCGGGAAATTACATACGGAGGCAGTGAGTTATGCACACTTCCTGATAGGATTGATGAACGATGAAACACATGCGGAAATGTTTAAAGCGCAAACATCCGTTCCTGAAAACTATAATGAAGGTGTGGTTGCCTGGGGATTAGGCCTGGCTATAAGACCTACAAAGTATGGTATTGCTTATCAGCATGGGGGAAACAACGGTAATTTCCAATCCGGCTGCCTGTTCTATAAAGAGAAGAAAAGCGGTTACGTGTTCTTCACAAACTGCAATAAAGGCGATGTGTTTAACGAAAGATTGCAGGTGTTTTTAGAGATCTTATAG
- a CDS encoding four-helix bundle copper-binding protein: MSYHQYEACINACLRCAAICNHCATACLEEDDPKMMVACIQLDMECAAICYATAQVLSLGGSQSTMLAAICGDICETCADECSRHDNDHCRECAAFCRECLKECRAIRNR; this comes from the coding sequence ATGAGTTACCATCAATATGAAGCATGCATAAATGCCTGTTTAAGATGTGCCGCCATTTGTAATCATTGTGCCACCGCCTGCCTGGAAGAAGATGATCCTAAAATGATGGTGGCATGCATCCAGCTGGATATGGAATGCGCTGCCATTTGTTATGCCACAGCGCAGGTGTTGAGCCTGGGTGGTTCCCAATCTACAATGCTGGCTGCTATCTGTGGAGACATTTGTGAAACATGCGCAGATGAATGCAGCAGGCATGATAATGATCATTGCAGGGAATGTGCTGCTTTTTGCAGGGAGTGTTTAAAAGAATGCAGGGCCATCAGGAACCGTTAA
- a CDS encoding RNA polymerase sigma factor, whose amino-acid sequence MAKPDLELWQQIRSDDLEAFGELYERHWEMLFEAAYRRLYDKDAAKDIVQEVFIYCWQKRDQIHITDSVAGYLSTAVRFKVLNHLKSENTRLKYEQQAGAVLPQVTHIPNQDLHNSYHRELEKLPPKMREVFMDSRESGLSISEIAEKRALSPQTVKNQLSGALKKLREGLGNFFME is encoded by the coding sequence ATGGCAAAACCTGACTTAGAACTATGGCAGCAGATACGCTCGGATGACCTGGAGGCATTCGGTGAACTATATGAACGGCATTGGGAAATGTTGTTCGAAGCTGCCTATCGCAGGCTGTATGATAAAGATGCTGCCAAGGATATTGTGCAGGAGGTGTTCATCTACTGCTGGCAGAAAAGAGACCAGATCCATATTACGGACTCCGTTGCCGGCTATTTAAGTACGGCCGTACGATTCAAAGTACTCAACCACCTTAAGTCGGAAAATACCCGCCTGAAGTATGAACAGCAGGCCGGAGCAGTATTGCCGCAGGTGACGCATATCCCCAACCAGGACCTCCATAACAGTTACCACCGTGAGCTGGAAAAACTACCCCCTAAAATGCGGGAGGTATTTATGGACAGCCGGGAAAGCGGACTGTCTATTTCCGAGATCGCGGAAAAACGCGCTTTATCTCCACAAACAGTTAAGAATCAACTATCCGGCGCCTTAAAGAAACTACGGGAAGGCCTGGGGAATTTCTTCATGGAATAA
- a CDS encoding FecR family protein, whose translation MNKPEEHIIQSLLEKHALGICTPEEIAVLHEWYDAFPDKGPAFADEEEKKYWKNDIKTAVMDNIQPWKVRKINWWQIAAAAVVVVAVATFLLKPWEPEYIGVMAPKGKGVMRIELPDNSIVWLQAGSTLRYEGRHVELIDGIAGFSVVQNSDEPFTVRTVSGLNVKVLGTEFTVKALKELPDVKVYVESGAVQISDSSNANIAVLKTDQQIVYNIATHQFIQDSVHAAEEARWKTGEYTLDNAPFAELARILKDQFDTEIRYNERIMAPYRFNIRITPVSTLPQILDMLHEISGVNYTINGNHVIITGVSQ comes from the coding sequence ATGAACAAGCCGGAAGAGCATATCATTCAATCTTTGCTGGAAAAGCATGCACTGGGTATCTGTACCCCGGAAGAGATTGCCGTATTGCATGAATGGTATGATGCTTTCCCTGATAAAGGCCCTGCCTTTGCAGACGAAGAGGAAAAGAAGTATTGGAAGAACGATATAAAGACTGCTGTGATGGATAACATCCAGCCCTGGAAAGTGAGGAAGATCAATTGGTGGCAGATAGCTGCCGCCGCGGTAGTGGTTGTAGCTGTAGCTACTTTTCTGCTGAAACCCTGGGAGCCGGAATACATTGGTGTAATGGCACCAAAGGGAAAAGGCGTGATGAGGATTGAACTGCCGGACAATTCCATCGTGTGGTTGCAGGCAGGCTCTACCCTACGTTACGAAGGCCGGCATGTGGAATTGATCGATGGGATAGCAGGCTTCTCTGTAGTACAGAATAGTGATGAACCTTTTACAGTGCGTACTGTTTCCGGGCTGAATGTAAAGGTATTGGGCACTGAGTTCACCGTAAAAGCATTGAAGGAGTTGCCGGATGTGAAGGTGTATGTGGAATCAGGGGCAGTGCAGATCTCAGACAGCAGCAATGCAAATATTGCAGTGTTAAAAACGGACCAGCAGATCGTATATAATATTGCCACGCATCAGTTTATACAGGATAGTGTGCATGCTGCTGAAGAGGCCAGGTGGAAAACGGGAGAATATACATTGGATAATGCTCCTTTTGCAGAACTGGCCAGGATATTAAAGGACCAGTTCGATACAGAGATCAGGTATAATGAAAGGATAATGGCGCCTTATCGTTTCAATATCAGGATTACACCCGTTTCAACGTTGCCGCAGATCCTGGATATGCTGCACGAGATCAGCGGAGTGAACTATACCATTAACGGAAATCATGTTATCATTACAGGCGTAAGCCAATAA